Proteins found in one Miscanthus floridulus cultivar M001 chromosome 4, ASM1932011v1, whole genome shotgun sequence genomic segment:
- the LOC136548521 gene encoding uncharacterized protein, translated as MATNATLVEMQQAQAAHATSLATLTTRLDELVQQLADQRADFDYGGDTEIDDQDRHGGRHRNRYGERVRFQQGTKSIEEYCQELQTSMICCGLVETNDAAMARFCGGLNREIQDILDYKHYDDITTLFAFACKAEREVQGRRARTHSNSFAGHTTLTHSTPMAPYTPSSTSCDKAAAPPPVPPSANKSASSSTSRTKDIQCHCCKGYGHMIRDCPNKRTLIIRDDGEYSSASDSDEPIYAMLAADISGHAEEHVAATDADKYESLVVQRVLSTQVAQPEQNQCHTLFHTKGVVQERSIRIIIDGGSCNNLASLDLVEKLSLQTRPHPHPYHIQWLNQGGKLKVTRSVRVHFSMGSYSDYTDCDVVPMEACSLLLGRPWQYDIDCLHHGRTNHYSLLFKGKKIILHPMTPEQIVKDDIARATKALKQCQQQPAMSKEIKLHAPVLLAMRADFDELHVDNMPCYALDLPPGLPPIRGIEHQIDLIPGAQLPNHAPYHTNPDETKVDLRSGYHQIRIKLGDEWKTAFKTKFGLYECKSREEHLEHLHAIFDALRAARLFGNLDKCDFCTQHVSFLGYVVTLQGIEVDSSKIDAIQSWPMPTIVT; from the exons ATGGCCACAAATGCTACGCTCGTGGAGATGcagcaagcacaagctgcccaCGCCACCAGCCTTGCCACACTCACTACACGCCTTGATGAGTTGGTACAACAACTTGCTGATCAACGTGCGGACTTTGATTATGGTGGTGATACCGAGATCGACGACCAGGACCGCCATGGAGGGCGCCACCGCAACCGCTATGGTGAGCGCGTG CGTTTTCAGCAAGGAACCAAATCTATAGAAGAGTATTGTCAGGAGTTGCAAACCAGCATGATTTGTTGTGGTTTAGTTGAGACTAATGATGCTGCGATGGCACGATTTTGTGGTGGTTTGAACCGTGAAATTCAGGATATTCTTGATTATAAGCACTACGATGATATTACTACTTTGTTTGCatttgcttgcaaagctgaacgtgaagtgcagggacgacgagcaaggacccattctaactcttttgcaggTCACACTACTTTGACCCATTCAACCCCTATGGCACCCTATACACCTAGCAGTACATCATGTGACAAGGCAGCAGCTCCACCTCCAGTGCCCCCTTCAGCTAATAAGAGCGCCTCCTCTTCCACTAGCCGCACAAAGGACATTCAATGCCATTGTTGCAAAGGTTATGGGCATATGATACGGGACTGCCCCAACAAGCGTACGTTGATTATACGtgatgatggtgagtattcttccGCTAGTGATTCCGATGAACCTATATATGCTATGCTTGCTGCTGATATTTCAGGACATGCGGAAGAACACGTGGCTGCCACTGACGCCGACAAGTATGAGAGTCTTGTTGTGCAGCGAGTCCTCAGTACACAGGTTGCACAGCCTGAGCAGAACCAGTGCCACACTTTGTTCCACACCAAAGGCGTTGTGCAAGAACGATCCATTCGCATCATCATTGACGGTGGTAGTTGCAACAATTTGGCAAGTTTGGATCTGGTGGAGAAGTTGTCTCTCCAAACACGTCCACATCCACACCCCTACCACATTCAATggctcaaccagggtggcaaactCAAGGTAACACGCTCGGTACGTGTTCACTTCTCCATGGGTTCTTATTCTGATTATACTGATTGCGATGTTGTTCCTATGGAGGCATGTTCGTTGTTGCTTGGTAGGCCGTGGCAATATGATATTGATTGTTTACATCATGGTCGCACAAATCATTATTCATTACTGTTTAAGGGCAAGAAAATTATTCTTCATCCAATGACCCCTGAACAGATTGTGAAAGATGACATTGCTAGGGCTACTAAAGCATTAAAACAATGCCAACAACAACCAGCCATGTCTAAAGAAATTAAGCTACATGCTCCTGTTTTACTTGCTATGCgtgctgattttgatgaactacatgttgataatatgccttgctatgcgctt gacttaccaccaggtcttcctcccattcgtggcattgagcaccagatcgacctcaTTCCAGGCGCCCAGCTTCCAAACCACGCCCCGTACCATACCAATCCTGATGAGACAAAG GTAGATTTGCGTAGCGGGTACCATCAGATTAGAATTAAACTTGGGGACGAATGGAAGAcggcttttaaaacaaaatttggcttatatgaatg caagtctaggGAAGAGCATTTGGAACATTTGCATGCTATTTTTGATGCTTTGCGCGCTGCCCGCTTGTTTGGTAACTTGGACAAGTGCGACTTCTGCACACAACATgtttcgtttcttggctatgttgttactctGCAGGGCATTGAGGTGGACAGCAGCAAGATTGACGCCATCCAGAGCTGGCCCATGCCAACGATAGTTACGtag